A region of Anopheles merus strain MAF chromosome 2R, AmerM5.1, whole genome shotgun sequence DNA encodes the following proteins:
- the LOC121589124 gene encoding uncharacterized protein LOC121589124 isoform X2 — MIVVRAVIIWCCLLSIARARPASVLRTIGRRKGSLRAVPIKIKRQTDDLHRRLIGIDPPHYGEQFSAERHSDESMLQLQKKASIAEIFRHRLMACGLITTKSPERWRDRLIAELDEIVTEIEHRCALCKTLYDEPSRYDVLRSLIDPCPACCRRKNNKKQLLLTLQKVLEKSLDSEPGPSESSAGAEEEKEGHDSHIWPITEIPKSRKTRSTTETPMPPLPTTQSIVSDREGVRDLHTAEQNRKLKTSWWSHHPTIQSQGSLYTAETTSSANETDGSEYDGRHEPQAVHVINGQPVDNVHDFLQQYMDLVYGGLPGNEQRKQFFLDQLCRNATNGRIVLQCHDGGAGQRKTRFTSESSAQAAEKVSAWHVGEDSDAASNVQKSLLFTTPSLNVLKPKVMGCQSCWTLGRKQARMGGTLV, encoded by the exons ATGATCGTCGTGCGCGCTGTTATCATTTGGTGCTGTCTACTTTCTATTGCTCGTGCTCGTCCCGCTTCCGTGCTCAGAACCATTGGCAGACGTAAAGGATCGCTAAGAGCTGTACCGATTAAAATTAAACGCCAAACAGACGATCTGCATCGGAGATTGATAGGAATCGATCCACCTCATTACGG CGAACAGTTCTCTGCCGAACGGCACAGTGACGAGTCGATGCTACAGTTGCAGAAAAAAGCATCCATAGCAGAAATTTTCCGGCACCGGCTGATGGCATGCGGCTTAATAACGACCAAATCTCCCGAGCGCTGGCGCGATCGTTTGATTGCCGAGCTGGACGAAATAGTAACCGAGATAGAGCATCGGTGTGCGCTTTGCAAAACGCTGTACGATGAGCCGTCCCGGTACGATGTGCTGAGAAGCTTGATCGATCCGTGTCCAGCCTGCTGTCGgcggaaaaacaacaaaaagcagcTTCTGCTCACACTTCAAAAAGTGTTGGAAAAATCGCTCGACAGTGAACCGGGGCCGAGTGAAAGCAGTGCCGGAGCGGAAGAGGAAAAGGAAGGTCACGATTCACACATTTGGCCCATTACGGAGATACCGAAGAGTAGGAAGACGCGGAGTACCACCGAAACACCTATGCCACCACTCCCAACGACCCAATCGATCGTGAGTGATCGTGAGGGGGTTCGGGATTTACATACTGCCGAACAGAACCGTAAGCTAAAGACATCCTGGTGGTCCCACCATCCTACGATACAATCGCAAGGATCACTTTACACGGCGGAAACGACATCAAGCGCAAATGAAACGGACGGCTCGGAGTATGATGGAAGACACGAACCGCAAGCCGTGCACGTGATCAATGGACAGCCGGTCGATAATGTGCACGATTTTCTGCAGCAATACATGGACCTCGTGTACGGGGGGCTACCGGGCAATGAGCAGCGGAAGCAGTTTTTTCTTGACCAGCTGTGCCGAAACGCAACCAACGGCAGGATCGTGCTGCAGTGCCACGATGGCGGCGCCGGGCAGCGGAAAACGCGTTTCACCTCCGAGTCCAGTGCTCAAGCGGCCGAAAAAGTATCAGCTTGGCATGTTGGTGAAGATTCCGACGCCGCAAGTAACGTACAAAAATCGCTACTTTTTACTACCCCCTCGTTGAATG TGCTTAAGCCCAAAGTCATGGGATGCCAGTCGTGCTGGACGCTTGGTAGAAAACAGGCCCGAATGGGAGGGACGCTAGTATAG
- the LOC121589124 gene encoding uncharacterized protein LOC121589124 isoform X1: protein MIVVRAVIIWCCLLSIARARPASVLRTIGRRKGSLRAVPIKIKRQTDDLHRRLIGIDPPHYGSEQFSAERHSDESMLQLQKKASIAEIFRHRLMACGLITTKSPERWRDRLIAELDEIVTEIEHRCALCKTLYDEPSRYDVLRSLIDPCPACCRRKNNKKQLLLTLQKVLEKSLDSEPGPSESSAGAEEEKEGHDSHIWPITEIPKSRKTRSTTETPMPPLPTTQSIVSDREGVRDLHTAEQNRKLKTSWWSHHPTIQSQGSLYTAETTSSANETDGSEYDGRHEPQAVHVINGQPVDNVHDFLQQYMDLVYGGLPGNEQRKQFFLDQLCRNATNGRIVLQCHDGGAGQRKTRFTSESSAQAAEKVSAWHVGEDSDAASNVQKSLLFTTPSLNVLKPKVMGCQSCWTLGRKQARMGGTLV, encoded by the exons ATGATCGTCGTGCGCGCTGTTATCATTTGGTGCTGTCTACTTTCTATTGCTCGTGCTCGTCCCGCTTCCGTGCTCAGAACCATTGGCAGACGTAAAGGATCGCTAAGAGCTGTACCGATTAAAATTAAACGCCAAACAGACGATCTGCATCGGAGATTGATAGGAATCGATCCACCTCATTACGG CAGCGAACAGTTCTCTGCCGAACGGCACAGTGACGAGTCGATGCTACAGTTGCAGAAAAAAGCATCCATAGCAGAAATTTTCCGGCACCGGCTGATGGCATGCGGCTTAATAACGACCAAATCTCCCGAGCGCTGGCGCGATCGTTTGATTGCCGAGCTGGACGAAATAGTAACCGAGATAGAGCATCGGTGTGCGCTTTGCAAAACGCTGTACGATGAGCCGTCCCGGTACGATGTGCTGAGAAGCTTGATCGATCCGTGTCCAGCCTGCTGTCGgcggaaaaacaacaaaaagcagcTTCTGCTCACACTTCAAAAAGTGTTGGAAAAATCGCTCGACAGTGAACCGGGGCCGAGTGAAAGCAGTGCCGGAGCGGAAGAGGAAAAGGAAGGTCACGATTCACACATTTGGCCCATTACGGAGATACCGAAGAGTAGGAAGACGCGGAGTACCACCGAAACACCTATGCCACCACTCCCAACGACCCAATCGATCGTGAGTGATCGTGAGGGGGTTCGGGATTTACATACTGCCGAACAGAACCGTAAGCTAAAGACATCCTGGTGGTCCCACCATCCTACGATACAATCGCAAGGATCACTTTACACGGCGGAAACGACATCAAGCGCAAATGAAACGGACGGCTCGGAGTATGATGGAAGACACGAACCGCAAGCCGTGCACGTGATCAATGGACAGCCGGTCGATAATGTGCACGATTTTCTGCAGCAATACATGGACCTCGTGTACGGGGGGCTACCGGGCAATGAGCAGCGGAAGCAGTTTTTTCTTGACCAGCTGTGCCGAAACGCAACCAACGGCAGGATCGTGCTGCAGTGCCACGATGGCGGCGCCGGGCAGCGGAAAACGCGTTTCACCTCCGAGTCCAGTGCTCAAGCGGCCGAAAAAGTATCAGCTTGGCATGTTGGTGAAGATTCCGACGCCGCAAGTAACGTACAAAAATCGCTACTTTTTACTACCCCCTCGTTGAATG TGCTTAAGCCCAAAGTCATGGGATGCCAGTCGTGCTGGACGCTTGGTAGAAAACAGGCCCGAATGGGAGGGACGCTAGTATAG
- the LOC121591145 gene encoding arrestin domain-containing protein 4 yields the protein MPRKLLKFLILFDNTSLLYFPGQFLSGRVLLELQDDTPVLGLHFHVVGECVVRVRSTRHERSYDKENYIDFRMRLLGDSDNQGPTILSPGIHSFPFKLGLPVDLPSTFLGRYGWVQYFCKAGLREPSGLIHKNHQVFIVMNPIDLNLEQPYLADPFKCNIEHNLGMACVGGGIVKCKIILDRGGYVPGESIMITATVTNASSVTIKSTKAALTETIQYFARDKVMQTEKRELAVIARGKIRAGHRDEWQNESLYVPPLPPTNLRGCHLIRIQYDVCFLIEPKSLEKQIKLQLPITLGTYPFKTADGDDTNEWAETIYKPETHYPSTLPIFRPWLHEKNDQK from the exons ATGCCACGGAAGTTGCTGAAATTTCTCATCCTCTTCGACAACACGTCGCTGCTGTACTTCCCGGGCCAGTTTCTGTCCGGGCGGGTGCTGCTCGAGCTGCAGGACGACACACCGGTGCTGG GACTTCATTTCCATGTCGTTGGCGAGTGTGTCGTGCGCGTGCGCTCGACGCGCCACGAGCGATCGTACGATAAGGAAAACTATATCGACTTCCGGATGCGCCTGCTGGGCGATTCCGACAACCAAGGGCCAACGATCCTGTCGCCCGGCATCCACAGCTTCCCATTCAAGCTCGGCCTGCCCGTCGATCTGCCGTCGACCTTTCTCGGGCGGTACGGCTGGGTGCAGTACTTCTGCAAGGCCGGGCTGCGCGAACCGTCCGGGCTGATACACAAGAACCACCAGGTGTTCATCGTGATGAATCCGATCGATCTCAACCTTGAGCAGCCTTATCTGGCG GATCCTTTTAAATGCAACATTGAGCATAATCTCGGGATGGCTTGCGTCGGCGGAGGCATCGTGAAGTGTAAAATCATACTCGATCGTGGCGGATACGTGCCGGGCGAGTCGATCATGATCACGGCGACGGTAACGAATGCGAGCAGTGTGACGATCAAATCGACCAAAGCTGCACTTACAGAG ACGATACAGTATTTTGCACGCGATAAGGTGATGCAGACGGAGAAACGAGAGCTGGCAGTGATAGCCCGGGGCAAGATACGGGCCGGTCACAGGGATGAATGGCAGAACGAGTCCCTTTACGTGCCGCCGCTGCCACCGACCAATCTGCGCGGCTGTCATCTAATACGGATCCAGTACGACGTTTGT TTCTTAATAGAACCGAAATCGTTGGAAAAACAGATCAAACTACAGCTGCCGATCACGCTCGGCACGTACCCGTTCAAGACGGCGGACGGCGACGACACGAACGAGTGGGCCGAAACGATCTACAAGCCGGAAACGCACTACCCGTCCACGCTGCCCATCTTTCGGCCCTGGTTACACGAGAAAAACGATCAAAAGTAA
- the LOC121591141 gene encoding X-ray repair cross-complementing protein 6, with protein MSSDWRANHSDEEEDEQDDAFAGRSGLILTVDCASYMFEQEGGESESRFVEVLHIIEAMMRNKVVTNETDLVGVVFYNTKHNPAPETEEELQPGLVAPRQCAIYLPLGATSVEMIRKVRGMRESDDLFGFDAKYGHAQGTSLSNVLWLCSRMFSHCGYKLAQSTIVLFTSNDQPHDSSSSEYQQALVKARDLQQKEIFVELVPMSGSFECGKFYKEFLCTVLEEEPDEFECPVYEQSKERLLHRLFVRSYKKRSIAGIKWHLSDDVSLAVNVYSLRRRPRYPKKVRLLRTTNEVIVSKRVHVSSTFSDEREEEDTKVLLPGEQRKSIAIGGEKVSFKPEEVAQMKQLLPPGIRLLGFKPASVIKMTNHLRSSLFLYPNESYINGSTTLYRALYEKCLEKNQVAICMLTMRRKQPSKLVALVPQTELAHDPLGEADRHCGFRVDFIPFAGDIRKLPFLEESATAPEVTDEQTDLFKKMIKKVKFKFHPTHFEDPSSQNLFINIESLVFDVEDAELFDSTRPDCDRIDTKLEPILTDMERLFGEDVEEAPKRRRNEGTDHDGEPRTKGPRVAPVNDEELVNLLKQGKVGSLTIPVLKDYLQRQGVRGISQLTKSGLVDQILAMQAD; from the exons ATGAGCTCCGATTGGCGTGCAAACCATTCCGACGAGGAGGAAGATGAGCAAGACGACGCTTTTGCCGGCCGTTCGGGGCTAATATTGACGGTGGACTGTGCCAGCTACATGTTCGAGCAGGAGGGCGGTGAATCGGAATCTCGGTTCGTGGAAGTGCTGCACATAATCGAGGCCATGATGCGCAACAAAGTGGTTACCAATGAGACGGATTTG GTTGGGGTCGTGTTCTACAACACCAAACATAATCCCGCACCCGAAACGGAGGAGGAACTGCAGCCGGGCCTGGTTGCGCCGCGACAGTGTGCCATCTATCTCCCGCTCGGCGCAACCTCCGTGGAGATGATACGCAAAGTACGGGGAATGCGCGAGTCGGACGACTTGTTTGGCTTCGACGCGAAGTATGGCCACGCGCAAGGCACCAGCCTGTCCAATGTGCTGTGGCTCTGCTCGCGCATGTTTTCGCACTGCGGCTACAAGCTGGCACAGTCTACAATCGTGCTGTTTACGAGCAACGATCAACCGCAcgacagtagcagcagcgagTATCAGCAGGCGCTGGTGAAGGCGCGAGATTTGCAGCAGAAGGAAATCTTTGTCGAGCTGGTGCCGATGAGCGGTAGCTTCGAGTGCGGCAAGTTTTACAAAGAGTTCCTGTGCACCGTGCTGGAGGAGGAGCCGGACGAGTTCGAGTGTCCGGTGTACGAGCAGTCGAAGGAACGGCTGCTTCATCGGCTGTTTGTGCGAAGCTATAAAAAGCGCTCGATAGCGGGGATCAAGTGGCATCTTTCGGACGATGTTTCACTGGCGGTGAATGTTTACTCGTTGAGAAG GCGTCCCCGCTACCCCAAGAAAGTACGATTGTTAAGGACAACCAACGAGGTGATCGTATCCAAACGGGTACACGTGTCCAGTACCTTTTCCGATGAGCGCGAGGAGGAAGACACAAAAGTGCTTTTGCCCGGCGAACAAAG AAAATCGATCGCTATCGGTGGCGAGAAGGTATCGTTCAAGCCGGAAGAGGTGGCACAAATGAAACAGCTGCTGCCGCCAGGAATACGGCTGCTGGGATTCAAACCGGCATCGGTAATCAAGATGACCAATCATCTTCGCAGCAGCTTGTTCCTGTATCCCAATGAAAGCTACATCAACGGCTCGACTACGCTGTACCGTGCGCTGTACGAAAAGTGTCTCGAGAAGAACCAGGTCGCCATCTGCATGTTGACAATGCGGCGAAAGCAACCATCGAA ATTGGTGGCACTGGTGCCGCAAACGGAGTTGGCGCATGATCCTCTAGGCGAAGCGGATCGGCACTGTGGTTTCCGCGTTGATTTTATTCCTTTCGCTG GTGATATCCGAAAGCTTCCCTTCCTGGAGGAGTCAGCCACCGCCCCGGAAGTCACAGACGAGCAGACCGATCTGTTTAAAAAGATGATCAAAAAGGTGAAGTTCAAATTTCATCCCACCCACTTTGAGGATCCGTCGTCGCAAAACCTGTTCATCAACATCGAGTCGCTGGTGTTCGACGTGGAAGATGCCGAACTGTTCGATTCTACGCGACCCGATTGCGACCGGATCGATACCAAGCTGGAACCAATTCTGACCGATATGGAGCGCCTGTTTGGAGAG GATGTCGAGGAAGCACCTAAACGACGTCGCAATGAGGGAACGGACCATGATGGCGAACCGCGAACGAAAGGCCCGAGGGTGGCACCGGTCAATGATGAAGAGCTGGTAAATCTGCTGAAACAAGGCAAA GTGGGCAGCTTAACCATACCCGTGCTGAAGGATTACCTGCAGAGACAGGGCGTGCGCGGAATATCGCAACTGACAAAATCAGGCCTTGTAGATCAGATTTTAGCGATGCAAGCAGATTAA
- the LOC121591140 gene encoding uncharacterized protein LOC121591140, which translates to MTSQHNYTNPAFCQQSEFYTPPKTPGMAGSLMSVAATTTTSSSMATRRNEQLTRSYNRISSKIVNRQHSIASFDQRTRAGGSPMPGKPLVNARLLDRYGPVGGNGTQQQQQPQSLGGGSTSGSRYALVPVEEIPFNVVRKYSVVNETQLSLGVTSSASRSEEFLDRVGSVPNLNGGGRMMVRDPNRNGALNRTQEAAVGEEEDDDDREEDDGGVHNLSDQFRSLPPMMSSHSTALDQHSGSRLKNAFSSDFGSKSFILYDQRNNQRFEMVPTEEDEELVDDNQEIIQMHNGRAHRYAIIPSIADDEDETCLSNGGVTDEPPTAIHRTPSSQSQQQHCGGVSAVSVSRRETPNPPKPPGRAGSVTSTPSKVHPGQQQQREETTPKKNAATQKLHELLTTPQKTPKQWRGTGYPAAPSPFSAGNTPNTTPRRAAMAAVASGPPAMMISSTPKQKQPPQQHQHYQQQQQQQQLQPMAIPTTAIISPRLNSDIYSEKPLPLDPEKQPASWAASPDGTKSWRKMANASATIGAVSLMLILCGFMNSGLSLYMTAKLGREFYLDMGILAGFSAIALGILGFKSRQCDWLPNRNYMSGFVLVTIFSLLNCCAEVILMTMHPYPGTPLNDVTTGIILGLSSLIILLISLGAITSRWCRAPPPDNRIDVYTAGP; encoded by the exons atgaCGTCCCAGCATAACTACACCAATCCGGCGTTCTGTCAGCAGAGCGAATTCTACACCCCTCCCAAGACGCCGGGGATGGCGGGATCGCTGATGTCGGTTGcggctaccaccaccaccagcagctccATGGCAACGCGGCGCAACGAGCAGCTAACGCGCTCGTACAATCGCATCTCGTCGAAGATCGTCAACCGGCAGCACAGTATCGCCTCCTTTGACCAACGCACGCGGGCGGGCGGTTCACCGATGCCGGGCAAACCGTTGGTTAATGCGCGTCTGCTAGACCGGTACGGTCCAGTCGGTGGCAATGGaacccaacagcagcagcaaccacaatCGCTCGGTGGCGGCAGCACTAGCGGTAGCCGTTACGCGTTAGTTCCGGTGGAGGAAATTCCCTTCAACGTGGTGCGCAAGTACAGTGTCGTCAACGAGACGCAGCTGTCGCTCGGTGTAACCAGCAGTGCTTCGCGCAGCGAGGAATTTCTCGATCGCGTCGGCAGCGTGCCGAATCTGAACGGTGGTGGTCGGATGATGGTGCGAGATCCGAACCGGAATGGTGCGCTGAATCGTACGCAGGAAGCAGCGGTCGGCGAAgaggaagacgacgacgaccgtgAGGAAGACGATGGTGGTGTGCACAATCTGTCCGATCAGTTCCGCAGCCTGCCACCGATGATGTCGTCCCATTCGACCGCACTCGATCAGCATTCGGGGTCGCGGTTAAAGAACGCTTTCTCGTCCGACTTTGGTTCGAAATCGTTCATCCTTTACGATCAGCGCAACAACCAGCGCTTCGAGATGGTACCGaccgaggaggacgaggagctGGTGGACGACAATCAGGAGATCATACAGATGCACAACGGGCGGGCCCATCGGTACGCCATCATACCGAGCATTGCGGACGATGAGGACGAAACCTGTCTCAGCAACGGAGGCGTAACGGACGAACCACCGACGGCCATTCATCGCACCCCGTCGTCGCAgtctcagcagcagcactgtgGAGGCGTGTCTGCTGTGTCCGTGTCGCGGCGCGAAACGCCCAACCCGCCCAAACCACCCGGCAGGGCCGGATCCGTCACTAGCACCCCCTCGAAAGTGCATccgggacagcagcagcagagggaGGAAACGACACCGAAGAAAAATGCCGCCACCCAAAAGCTGCACGAGCTGCTTACCACGCCGCAGAAGACGCCGAAGCAGTGGCGCGGTACCGGCTATCCCGCCGCCCCGTCACCGTTCAGCGCCGGTAACACTCCCAACACGACGCCCCGCCGGGCGGCAATGGCTGCCGTCGCGTCCGGTCCACCGGCAATGATGATATCCAGCACACCGAAGCAAAAGCAACCGCCGCAACAGCACCAAcactaccagcagcagcagcagcagcaacagctgcaACCGATGGCCATTCCGACGACGGCCATCATAAGCCCACGGCTAAACTCGGACATCTATAGCGAGAAACCGCTGCCGTTGGATCCGGAGAAGCAACCGGCCAGCTGGGCCGCGTCACCGGACGGTACCAAGTCGTGGCGCAAGATGGCGAACGCGTCCGCCACGATCGGGGCCGTCTCGCTGATGCTGATCCTGTGCGGGTTCATGAACTCGGGGCTCAGCCTGTACATGACGGCGAAGCTGGGCCGCGAGTTTTACCTCGACATGGGCATACTGGCGGGCTTTTCCGCGATCGCGCTCGGCATACTGGGCTTCAAGTCGCGCCAGTGCGACTGGCTGCCGAACCGGAACTACATGTCGG GTTTCGTGTTGGTTACGATATTTTCGCTGCTGAACTGCTGCGCCGAAGTGATACTGATGACGATGCACCCCTATCCCGGGACGCCGCTGAACGATGTCACTACGGGGATTATTCTCGGACTGTCGTCGTTAATTATTCTGCTGATCAGTCTCGGTGCGATCACTTCCCGCTGGTGCCGTGCACCGCCGCCGGACAATCGTATCGATGTGTACACCGCGGGTCCGTAA